From a region of the Cygnus atratus isolate AKBS03 ecotype Queensland, Australia chromosome 3, CAtr_DNAZoo_HiC_assembly, whole genome shotgun sequence genome:
- the IFT172 gene encoding intraflagellar transport protein 172 homolog isoform X3 produces MQLRHVRTLLAPQDGTARVTCMAWSANSGRFAVCTADRVVLLYDEHGERRDKFSTKPADAKYGRKSYVVKGMAFSPDSTKIAIGQTDNIVYVYRIGEEWGDKKVICNKFIQMSAVTCLLWPAENIIVFGLAEGKVRLANTKNNKSSTIYGTDSYVVSLTSNVSGKGILSGHADGTIVRFFFDDEGSGESQGKLVTHPCPPYALAWALNSIVAAGCDKKIVAYSKEGSVIQTFDYSRDSSEKEFTTAAASPGGQAVVIGSYDRLRVLNWSPRRGVWEEAKPKEIAYLYTITALAWKRDGSRICVGTLCGGVEQFDCCLRRSIYKNKFEMTYVGPSQVIVKNLSTGTRVVLKSHYGYEIDEVKILGKDRYLVAHTSDTLLLGDISSNKLSEVAWQGSGGNEKFFFDNENVCMIFNAGELTLVEYGNNDILGSVRTEFMSPHLVSVRINERRQRGVEENKRLAYLIDIKTIATVDLVGSYNAGSISHDSKIDWLELNETGHKLLFRDKKMRLQLYDVESSTKTTILNYCSYVQWVPGSDVVVAQSRNNLCIWYNIDAPERVTMFPLKGDIVDLERNDGKTEVIVSEGVNTVSYTLDEGLIEFGTAIDDGDYHRATAFLETLEMSTETEAMWKTLSRLALEARQLHIAERCFAALGNMAKARFLHETNAIADQAAQEHGGDGTDHYLVRARLAMLDKNYKLAEMIFLEQGHPMLDKLRRGYYQWLLDTQQEEKAGEVQEGHGDYLAAISLYLRAGLPAKAARLAMSRDELMTNGDVINRISTALIRGELYEQAGDLFEKVGNPRKALECYCKGSAFLKAVELARLAFPAEVVKLEEAWGDHLVQQKQLDAAINHYIEARCSIKAIEAALGARQWKKAIYILDLQDKQTAAKYYPKIAQHYAALQEYQVAEELYIKGDQTKDAIDMYTQAGLWEQAHKLAIKCMSQEDVSVLYITQAQEMEKQGKFKEAERLYITVDEPDLAITMYKKCKMYDEMVCLVARYHKDLLSDTHLHLGKELEAEGRLQEAEYHYLEAKDWKATVNMYRVNDMWEEAYRVAKAHGGTNSYKHVAYMWAKSLGGEAAVKLLSKFGLLEMAIDHAADSGVFEFAFELARLSMKQKMPEIHLKYAMFLEDEGKFEEAEAEFIKAGKPKEAVLMFVHNQNWDAAQRVAEAHDPGSVADVLVGQARFAFEQREFQKAEAFLLRAQKPELAIKYYKEADMWSEALRICKEYVPSRLEELQEECGREAAKKGSGGTEGLLEQAREWEQAGEYARAVDCYLKVRISNNSVLMEKCLLKAAELAIKFLGQSQSMEVTRTVAPQLVAMKKYSSAAELYLNLDLIREAIDAFIEGEEWSKAKRVAKELDPSRSEEYVDQRYKEYLKNQGKVDSLVGIDVMAALDMYAEQEQWEKCLEVAAKQNYKVLHKYVALYATHLIREGSWDKALSLYVHHGAPANPQNFNIYKRLFVEMVNASGMNCAEAYSSWADLRDVLFSLCENLVKSSEANTPAHEEFETMLLISHYYATRSAAQGVKQLDTVAAKLSISLLRHTELLPADKAFYEAGIAAKAVNWENMAFIFLNRFLDLSDAIEEGNVDSLDHSDFQNTDIPFEVPLPAHQHVPEENREEARDWVLTMSMDQRLEQVLPQDDRDTYEASLVAANTGVRSLPCVLTGYPVLRNKIEFKRPGREANKDTWNKFLMAVKTSHSPACQDVLKFLSQWCGGLPSTGFSFQ; encoded by the exons TGTGTCGGGGAAGGGAATCCTGTCTGGCCATGCAGATGGAACCATAGTACGCTTCTTCTTTGATGATGAGGGCTCAGGTGAATCACAG GGTAAGTTGGTGACGCATCCCTGTCCTCCTTATGCCCTTGCCTGGGCTTTGAACAGCATTGTGGCTGCAGGATGTGATAAGAAGATTGTAGCTTATAGCAAGGAGGGCAGTGTGATTCAAACCTTTGACTATAGTCGGGACTCCTCAGAGAAGGAATTcaccacagcagctgccagtCCTGGTGGCCAGGCTGTTGTCATTGGAAGCTATGATAG GTTAAGGGTTTTGAACTGGAGCCCACGCCGTGGTGTCTGGGAGGAAGCCAAACCCAAAGAAATAGCTTACCTCTACACCATCACAGCTCTAGCATGGAAGAGGGATGGTTCGAGGATCTGTGTG GGTACTCTGTGTGGAGGAGTTGAACAATTTGACTGCTGTCTTCGCAGaagcatttacaaaaataaatttgaaatgaCGTATGTGGGACCAAGCCAG GTCATTGTGAAGAACCTCTCAACAGGAACTCGTGTTGTGTTAAAATCCCACTATGGTTATGAGATTGATGAGGTGAAGATCTTAGGGAAAGACAGATATCTGGTGGCCCATACCTCAGACACATTACTGCTGGGTGACATCAGCTCCAACAAGCTCAGTGAG GTAGCCTGGCAAGGGTCTGGAGGAAATGAGAAGTTCTTCTTCGACAATGAAAAT GTCTGCATGATCTTTAATGCAGGGGAGTTGACACTGGTGGAATATGGAAATAATGACATCTTGGGGTCTGTCCGCACAGAGTTCATGAGCCCTCATCTTGTCAG TGTCCGTATCAATGAGAGACGGCAGAGGGGCGTGGAGGAGAACAAGAGACTGGCTTATTTGATAGACATCAAGACCATAGCAACAG tgGACCTTGTAGGTAGCTACAATGCTGGCAGTATTAGCCATGACAGCAAGATTGATTGGCTGGAGCTGAATGAAACAGGCCACAAACTACTCTTCAGGGACAAGAAGATGAGG TTGCAGCTCTATGATGTTGAAAGCAGCACCAAGACTACCATTTTGAACTATTGCTCCTATGTACAGTGGGTTCCAGGCAGTGATGTGGTGGTGGCGCAGAGCAGAAACAACCTCTGCATTTGGTATAACATTGATGCTCCGGAGCGAGTCACCATGTTTCCTCTGAAG GGAGATATCGTAGACTTGGAACGGAATGATGGAAAGACTGAAGTGATCGTATCTGAAGGGGTGAACACTGTGTCCTACACCCTAGATGAAGGTCTCATAGAGTTTGGAACTGCCATTGATGATGGGGATTATCACAG GGCCACTGCATTTTTGGAGACACTAGAAATGTCAACAGAGACGGAAGCCATGTGGAAGACCCTAAGCAGACTGGCTTTGGAAGCCAGACAGCTGCACATTGCAGAGAG GTGCTTTGCAGCTCTGGGCAATATGGCAAAGGCTCGATTTCTGCATGAAACCAATGCTATTGCTGACCAGGCAGCTCAAGAGCAT GGTGGGGATGGTACAGACCATTACCTGGTGCGTGCCCGCTTGGCCATGCTAGACAAGAACTACAAGCTGGCAGAGATGATCTTCCTGGAACAG GGACACCCGATGCTGGATAAGCTACGTCGGGGTTACTACCAGTGGCTGCTGGACACCCagcaagaagagaaggctgGGGAGGTccaagagggacatggagacTACCTGGCAGCCATCAGCTTATACCTGCGGGCAGGGCTGCCAGCTAAGGCAGCACGGCTGGCCATGAGCAGGGATGAGCTCATGACCAATGGGGATGTCATCAACAGGATCTCAACAGCACTGATCAGAGGGGAACTGTATGAACAG GCTGGAGACCTATTTGAGAAGGTTGGGAACCCACGGAAGGCTCTGGAGTGCTACTGCAAGGGCAGTGCCTTTCTGAAAG CAGTGGAGTTGGCTCGCCTGGCATTTCCTGCAGAAGTTGTGAAGCTGGAGGAGGCATGGGGAGACCATCTGGTGCAGCAGAAACAGCTGGATGCTGCCATTAACCATTATATCGAAGCCAG GTGCTCCATTAAGGCCATTGAGGCAGCCTTGGGAGCCCGTCAGTGGAAGAAGGCCATCTACATTTTGGACTTGCAGgacaaacaaacagcagccaAATATTATCCCAAGATTGCCCAGCACTATGCAGCGCTACAGGAGTATCAG GTTGCAGAGGAACTGTACATCAAAGGAGACCAAACCAAGGATGCCATTGACATGTACACACAGGCTGGGCTCTGGGAACAAGCTCATAAG CTGGCAATCAAGTGTATGAGCCAGGAAGATGTATCTGTTCTCTACATAACCCAGGCCCAAGAGATGGAGAAGCAGGGCAAGTTCAAAGAAGCAGAGAG GCTGTATATCACTGTGGATGAACCTGATTTGGCCATCACTATGTACAAGAAGTGTAAGATGTATGATGAGATGGTTTGCTTGGTAGCCAGGTACCACAAGGACTTACTCAGTGATACACACCTACACCTGGGCAAG gagctggaggcagagggacGTTTACAGGAGGCTGAGTACCATTACCTAGAAGCTAAGGACTGGAAGGCCACAGTAAACATGTACAGAGTGAATGACATGTGGGAGGAAGCCTACAGG GTGGCCAAGGCACATGGTGGGACAAACTCCTATAAGCACGTGGCCTATATGTGGGCAAAGAGCCTGGGTGGAGAGGCAGCTGTGAAACTCCTCAGTAAATTTGGACTTCTGGAGATGGCCATTGACCATGCAGCAGACAGTGG tgtctttgaatttgcttttgaaCTGGCCCGTCTCTCCATGAAGCAGAAGATGCCAGAGATACACTTAAAGTATGCCATGTTCCTAGAAGATGAG GGCAAATTTGAGGAGGCTGAAGCAGAATTCATTAAAGCTGGAAAACCCAAAGAGGCAGTGCTGAT GTTTGTGCATAACCAGAATTGGGATGCTGCACAACGTGTGGCTGAAGCTCATGACCCAGGCAGTGTGGCTGATGTGCTTGTGGGACAGGCACGTTTTGCCTTTGAGCAGAGAGAGTTCCAGAAAGCAGAGGCCTTCCTCCTGCGAGCACAGAAACCTGAGCTGGCAATAAAGTACTACAAG gaggcTGACATGTGGAGTGAAGCCCTGCGGATCTGCAAGGAATATGTGCCTAGTCGACTAGAGGAGTTACAAGAAGAGTGTGGCAGAGAGGCTGCCAAGAAGGGCTCTGG AGGAACAGAAGGACTGCTGGAGCAAGCACGGGagtgggagcaggctggggaatATGCCAGGGCAGTGGACTGCTATCTGAAGGTGCGGATTTCCAACAACAGTGTCCTGATGGAGAAGTGTTTGCTGAAG GCTGCTGAGTTGGCCATTAAGTTCTTGGGTCAGTCACAGAGCATGGAGGTCACACGGACTGTGGCTCCTCAGCTGGTGGCCATGAAGAAATACAGTTCG GCAGCCGAGCTCTACCTCAACTTGGACCTCATCCGAGAAGCTATTGATGCCTTCATTGAAGGGGAAGAATGGAGTAAAGCCAAGCGCGTGGCCAAGGAATTGGACCCCAG TAGGTCAGAGGAGTACGTGGACCAGCGTTACAAGGAGTATTTAAAGAACCAAGGAAAGGTAGATTCG CTGGTGGGAATAGATGTCATGGCTGCTTTGGATATGTATGCAGAGCAGGAGCAATGGGAGAAGTGTCTGGAGGTTGCAGCTAAGCAG AACTATAAGGTCTTGCACAAGTATGTAGCTCTGTATGCAACCCACCTCATCCGGGAGGGCAGCtgggacaaagccctgagcCTGTATGTACACCATGGAGCACCTGCCAACCCACAG AACTTCAACATTTACAAACGCCTCTTTGTGGAGATGGTGAATGCATCTGGCATGAACTGTGCTGAGGCCTACTCCAGTTGGGCTGACCTACGTGATGTTCTCTTCAGTCTG tgtgAAAATTTAGTAAAGTCAAGTGAGGCAAACACTCCAGCACATGAAGAGTTTGAGACTATGCTGCTGATATCTCACTACTATGCAACCCGCTCCGCTGCGCAGGGCGTGAAGCAACTG GACACTGTGGCTGCTAAGCTGTCCATTTCCCTGCTGCGCCACACTGAACTCCTCCCTGCAGACAAGGCTTTCTATGAAGCTGGTATAGCTGCCAAG GCAGTCAACTGGGAGAACATGGCATTCATCTTCCTGAACCGTTTCCTGGACCTGTCAGAT GCCATTGAAGAAGGGAACGTGGATTCTCTGGACCACTCAGATTTCCAGAACACAGACATTCCCTTTGAAGTGCCTCTTCCAGCCCATCAGCATGTGCCT gaggAGAACCGGGAGGAGGCCAGGGACTGGGTGCTTACCATGTCCATGGACCAGCGTCTGGAGCAGGTGCTGCCACAGGATGACCGTGACACATATGAAGCTTCATTGGTGGCAGCAAATACAGGGGTGCGCTCCCTGCCCTGTGTGCTTACAG GGTATCCTGTGCTAAGGAACAAGATAGAGTTCAAGCGTCCAGGCCGAGAAGCCAACAAAGACACATGGAACAAGTTCCTGATGGCTGTCAAG acatCTCACAGCCCTGCATGCCAAGATGTGCTCAAGTTCCTCAGCCAGTGGTGTGGGGGACTCCCGAGCACCGGCTTCTCTTTCCAGTGA
- the IFT172 gene encoding intraflagellar transport protein 172 homolog isoform X4, translating into MQLRHVRTLLAPQDGTARVTCMAWSANSGRFAVCTADRVVLLYDEHGERRDKFSTKPADAKYGRKSYVVKGMAFSPDSTKIAIGQTDNIVYVYRIGEEWGDKKVICNKFIQMSAVTCLLWPAENIIVFGLAEGKVRLANTKNNKSSTIYGTDSYVVSLTSNVSGKGILSGHADGTIVRFFFDDEGSGESQGKLVTHPCPPYALAWALNSIVAAGCDKKIVAYSKEGSVIQTFDYSRDSSEKEFTTAAASPGGQAVVIGSYDRLRVLNWSPRRGVWEEAKPKEIAYLYTITALAWKRDGSRICVGTLCGGVEQFDCCLRRSIYKNKFEMTYVGPSQVIVKNLSTGTRVVLKSHYGYEIDEVKILGKDRYLVAHTSDTLLLGDISSNKLSEVAWQGSGGNEKFFFDNENVCMIFNAGELTLVEYGNNDILGSVRTEFMSPHLVSVRINERRQRGVEENKRLAYLIDIKTIATVDLVGSYNAGSISHDSKIDWLELNETGHKLLFRDKKMRLQLYDVESSTKTTILNYCSYVQWVPGSDVVVAQSRNNLCIWYNIDAPERVTMFPLKGDIVDLERNDGKTEVIVSEGVNTVSYTLDEGLIEFGTAIDDGDYHRATAFLETLEMSTETEAMWKTLSRLALEARQLHIAERCFAALGNMAKARFLHETNAIADQAAQEHGGDGTDHYLVRARLAMLDKNYKLAEMIFLEQGHPMLDKLRRGYYQWLLDTQQEEKAGEVQEGHGDYLAAISLYLRAGLPAKAARLAMSRDELMTNGDVINRISTALIRGELYEQAGDLFEKVGNPRKALECYCKGSAFLKAVELARLAFPAEVVKLEEAWGDHLVQQKQLDAAINHYIEARCSIKAIEAALGARQWKKAIYILDLQDKQTAAKYYPKIAQHYAALQEYQVAEELYIKGDQTKDAIDMYTQAGLWEQAHKLAIKCMSQEDVSVLYITQAQEMEKQGKFKEAERLYITVDEPDLAITMYKKCKMYDEMVCLVARYHKDLLSDTHLHLGKELEAEGRLQEAEYHYLEAKDWKATVNMYRVNDMWEEAYRVAKAHGGTNSYKHVAYMWAKSLGGEAAVKLLSKFGLLEMAIDHAADSGVFEFAFELARLSMKQKMPEIHLKYAMFLEDEGKFEEAEAEFIKAGKPKEAVLMFVHNQNWDAAQRVAEAHDPGSVADVLVGQARFAFEQREFQKAEAFLLRAQKPELAIKYYKEADMWSEALRICKEYVPSRLEELQEECGREAAKKGSGGTEGLLEQAREWEQAGEYARAVDCYLKVRISNNSVLMEKCLLKAAELAIKFLGQSQSMEVTRTVAPQLVAMKKYSSAAELYLNLDLIREAIDAFIEGEEWSKAKRVAKELDPRSEEYVDQRYKEYLKNQGKVDSLVGIDVMAALDMYAEQEQWEKCLEVAAKQNYKVLHKYVALYATHLIREGSWDKALSLYVHHGAPANPQNFNIYKRLFVEMVNASGMNCAEAYSSWADLRDVLFSLCENLVKSSEANTPAHEEFETMLLISHYYATRSAAQGVKQLDTVAAKLSISLLRHTELLPADKAFYEAGIAAKAVNWENMAFIFLNRFLDLSDAIEEGNVDSLDHSDFQNTDIPFEVPLPAHQHVPEENREEARDWVLTMSMDQRLEQVLPQDDRDTYEASLVAANTGVRSLPCVLTGYPVLRNKIEFKRPGREANKDTWNKFLMAVKTSHSPACQDVLKFLSQWCGGLPSTGFSFQ; encoded by the exons TGTGTCGGGGAAGGGAATCCTGTCTGGCCATGCAGATGGAACCATAGTACGCTTCTTCTTTGATGATGAGGGCTCAGGTGAATCACAG GGTAAGTTGGTGACGCATCCCTGTCCTCCTTATGCCCTTGCCTGGGCTTTGAACAGCATTGTGGCTGCAGGATGTGATAAGAAGATTGTAGCTTATAGCAAGGAGGGCAGTGTGATTCAAACCTTTGACTATAGTCGGGACTCCTCAGAGAAGGAATTcaccacagcagctgccagtCCTGGTGGCCAGGCTGTTGTCATTGGAAGCTATGATAG GTTAAGGGTTTTGAACTGGAGCCCACGCCGTGGTGTCTGGGAGGAAGCCAAACCCAAAGAAATAGCTTACCTCTACACCATCACAGCTCTAGCATGGAAGAGGGATGGTTCGAGGATCTGTGTG GGTACTCTGTGTGGAGGAGTTGAACAATTTGACTGCTGTCTTCGCAGaagcatttacaaaaataaatttgaaatgaCGTATGTGGGACCAAGCCAG GTCATTGTGAAGAACCTCTCAACAGGAACTCGTGTTGTGTTAAAATCCCACTATGGTTATGAGATTGATGAGGTGAAGATCTTAGGGAAAGACAGATATCTGGTGGCCCATACCTCAGACACATTACTGCTGGGTGACATCAGCTCCAACAAGCTCAGTGAG GTAGCCTGGCAAGGGTCTGGAGGAAATGAGAAGTTCTTCTTCGACAATGAAAAT GTCTGCATGATCTTTAATGCAGGGGAGTTGACACTGGTGGAATATGGAAATAATGACATCTTGGGGTCTGTCCGCACAGAGTTCATGAGCCCTCATCTTGTCAG TGTCCGTATCAATGAGAGACGGCAGAGGGGCGTGGAGGAGAACAAGAGACTGGCTTATTTGATAGACATCAAGACCATAGCAACAG tgGACCTTGTAGGTAGCTACAATGCTGGCAGTATTAGCCATGACAGCAAGATTGATTGGCTGGAGCTGAATGAAACAGGCCACAAACTACTCTTCAGGGACAAGAAGATGAGG TTGCAGCTCTATGATGTTGAAAGCAGCACCAAGACTACCATTTTGAACTATTGCTCCTATGTACAGTGGGTTCCAGGCAGTGATGTGGTGGTGGCGCAGAGCAGAAACAACCTCTGCATTTGGTATAACATTGATGCTCCGGAGCGAGTCACCATGTTTCCTCTGAAG GGAGATATCGTAGACTTGGAACGGAATGATGGAAAGACTGAAGTGATCGTATCTGAAGGGGTGAACACTGTGTCCTACACCCTAGATGAAGGTCTCATAGAGTTTGGAACTGCCATTGATGATGGGGATTATCACAG GGCCACTGCATTTTTGGAGACACTAGAAATGTCAACAGAGACGGAAGCCATGTGGAAGACCCTAAGCAGACTGGCTTTGGAAGCCAGACAGCTGCACATTGCAGAGAG GTGCTTTGCAGCTCTGGGCAATATGGCAAAGGCTCGATTTCTGCATGAAACCAATGCTATTGCTGACCAGGCAGCTCAAGAGCAT GGTGGGGATGGTACAGACCATTACCTGGTGCGTGCCCGCTTGGCCATGCTAGACAAGAACTACAAGCTGGCAGAGATGATCTTCCTGGAACAG GGACACCCGATGCTGGATAAGCTACGTCGGGGTTACTACCAGTGGCTGCTGGACACCCagcaagaagagaaggctgGGGAGGTccaagagggacatggagacTACCTGGCAGCCATCAGCTTATACCTGCGGGCAGGGCTGCCAGCTAAGGCAGCACGGCTGGCCATGAGCAGGGATGAGCTCATGACCAATGGGGATGTCATCAACAGGATCTCAACAGCACTGATCAGAGGGGAACTGTATGAACAG GCTGGAGACCTATTTGAGAAGGTTGGGAACCCACGGAAGGCTCTGGAGTGCTACTGCAAGGGCAGTGCCTTTCTGAAAG CAGTGGAGTTGGCTCGCCTGGCATTTCCTGCAGAAGTTGTGAAGCTGGAGGAGGCATGGGGAGACCATCTGGTGCAGCAGAAACAGCTGGATGCTGCCATTAACCATTATATCGAAGCCAG GTGCTCCATTAAGGCCATTGAGGCAGCCTTGGGAGCCCGTCAGTGGAAGAAGGCCATCTACATTTTGGACTTGCAGgacaaacaaacagcagccaAATATTATCCCAAGATTGCCCAGCACTATGCAGCGCTACAGGAGTATCAG GTTGCAGAGGAACTGTACATCAAAGGAGACCAAACCAAGGATGCCATTGACATGTACACACAGGCTGGGCTCTGGGAACAAGCTCATAAG CTGGCAATCAAGTGTATGAGCCAGGAAGATGTATCTGTTCTCTACATAACCCAGGCCCAAGAGATGGAGAAGCAGGGCAAGTTCAAAGAAGCAGAGAG GCTGTATATCACTGTGGATGAACCTGATTTGGCCATCACTATGTACAAGAAGTGTAAGATGTATGATGAGATGGTTTGCTTGGTAGCCAGGTACCACAAGGACTTACTCAGTGATACACACCTACACCTGGGCAAG gagctggaggcagagggacGTTTACAGGAGGCTGAGTACCATTACCTAGAAGCTAAGGACTGGAAGGCCACAGTAAACATGTACAGAGTGAATGACATGTGGGAGGAAGCCTACAGG GTGGCCAAGGCACATGGTGGGACAAACTCCTATAAGCACGTGGCCTATATGTGGGCAAAGAGCCTGGGTGGAGAGGCAGCTGTGAAACTCCTCAGTAAATTTGGACTTCTGGAGATGGCCATTGACCATGCAGCAGACAGTGG tgtctttgaatttgcttttgaaCTGGCCCGTCTCTCCATGAAGCAGAAGATGCCAGAGATACACTTAAAGTATGCCATGTTCCTAGAAGATGAG GGCAAATTTGAGGAGGCTGAAGCAGAATTCATTAAAGCTGGAAAACCCAAAGAGGCAGTGCTGAT GTTTGTGCATAACCAGAATTGGGATGCTGCACAACGTGTGGCTGAAGCTCATGACCCAGGCAGTGTGGCTGATGTGCTTGTGGGACAGGCACGTTTTGCCTTTGAGCAGAGAGAGTTCCAGAAAGCAGAGGCCTTCCTCCTGCGAGCACAGAAACCTGAGCTGGCAATAAAGTACTACAAG gaggcTGACATGTGGAGTGAAGCCCTGCGGATCTGCAAGGAATATGTGCCTAGTCGACTAGAGGAGTTACAAGAAGAGTGTGGCAGAGAGGCTGCCAAGAAGGGCTCTGG AGGAACAGAAGGACTGCTGGAGCAAGCACGGGagtgggagcaggctggggaatATGCCAGGGCAGTGGACTGCTATCTGAAGGTGCGGATTTCCAACAACAGTGTCCTGATGGAGAAGTGTTTGCTGAAG GCTGCTGAGTTGGCCATTAAGTTCTTGGGTCAGTCACAGAGCATGGAGGTCACACGGACTGTGGCTCCTCAGCTGGTGGCCATGAAGAAATACAGTTCG GCAGCCGAGCTCTACCTCAACTTGGACCTCATCCGAGAAGCTATTGATGCCTTCATTGAAGGGGAAGAATGGAGTAAAGCCAAGCGCGTGGCCAAGGAATTGGACCCCAG GTCAGAGGAGTACGTGGACCAGCGTTACAAGGAGTATTTAAAGAACCAAGGAAAGGTAGATTCG CTGGTGGGAATAGATGTCATGGCTGCTTTGGATATGTATGCAGAGCAGGAGCAATGGGAGAAGTGTCTGGAGGTTGCAGCTAAGCAG AACTATAAGGTCTTGCACAAGTATGTAGCTCTGTATGCAACCCACCTCATCCGGGAGGGCAGCtgggacaaagccctgagcCTGTATGTACACCATGGAGCACCTGCCAACCCACAG AACTTCAACATTTACAAACGCCTCTTTGTGGAGATGGTGAATGCATCTGGCATGAACTGTGCTGAGGCCTACTCCAGTTGGGCTGACCTACGTGATGTTCTCTTCAGTCTG tgtgAAAATTTAGTAAAGTCAAGTGAGGCAAACACTCCAGCACATGAAGAGTTTGAGACTATGCTGCTGATATCTCACTACTATGCAACCCGCTCCGCTGCGCAGGGCGTGAAGCAACTG GACACTGTGGCTGCTAAGCTGTCCATTTCCCTGCTGCGCCACACTGAACTCCTCCCTGCAGACAAGGCTTTCTATGAAGCTGGTATAGCTGCCAAG GCAGTCAACTGGGAGAACATGGCATTCATCTTCCTGAACCGTTTCCTGGACCTGTCAGAT GCCATTGAAGAAGGGAACGTGGATTCTCTGGACCACTCAGATTTCCAGAACACAGACATTCCCTTTGAAGTGCCTCTTCCAGCCCATCAGCATGTGCCT gaggAGAACCGGGAGGAGGCCAGGGACTGGGTGCTTACCATGTCCATGGACCAGCGTCTGGAGCAGGTGCTGCCACAGGATGACCGTGACACATATGAAGCTTCATTGGTGGCAGCAAATACAGGGGTGCGCTCCCTGCCCTGTGTGCTTACAG GGTATCCTGTGCTAAGGAACAAGATAGAGTTCAAGCGTCCAGGCCGAGAAGCCAACAAAGACACATGGAACAAGTTCCTGATGGCTGTCAAG acatCTCACAGCCCTGCATGCCAAGATGTGCTCAAGTTCCTCAGCCAGTGGTGTGGGGGACTCCCGAGCACCGGCTTCTCTTTCCAGTGA